CCGACGGCCGGCTATCGCTGGTCTACAACGGCGAGCTGTTCAACTTCCGCGACCTTCGCAACGAGCTTCAGCGCGACTGGCAGACCGACGGCGACACCGAAGTCCTGCTGGCGGCATATGAGCGGTGGGGCGAGGCGTGCGTCGATCGGTTCGACGGCATGTTCGCCTTCGCGATCCTCGACCGGCAGGAGCCTGGCGGGCGACTGGTGCTAGCGCGCGATCCTGTCGGCGAGAAGCCGCTGTACGTCACGCGGGAGCATATTGGCAGCGTCGCCTTCGCCAGCGAGCTGCGACCGCTGCGACGGGCAGTGCGTCGCCTCGGACTCGGCGGGCTCGGGCTCGACGTCGACGCGCTCCGCGACTACCTCGCCTGGGGCTACGTGCCCGACGGCCGGACCATCCACGCGGGCATCGAGAGCCTCCTTCCCGGAACGTGCGTGACCATCACGCCCGAAGGCCGATCGGCGCGGCGGTACTTCCACGCGGGCGGGCGATTCGAGGAGGCGTCGCCGGACCGGTTCGAGTCAGGCGTCACGCGGACGCGCACCCTCGTTGCGAAAGCGGTTGAGAAACGACTCGTCAGCGACGTGCCCGTCGGCTGCCTGCTCAGCGGCGGAATCGACTCGTCCGTCGTCGCGCTCCACATGGCCCGCGCGCTCGGCAAGGGCGTGCCGACGTTTTCGATGGGCTTTCGCGACGCCACGTACGACGAACGGCCGTTCGCCGAGGAGGTCGCGCGGTCGCTGGGCTGCGATCATCACGCGTTCGAGCTTTCGGCCGAGACGTTGGCGTCGGACGACCTGCCGAGGCTGGTGCGATCCGTTGGCCAGCCGTTTGCGGATTCGAGTCTGCTGCCGACGCGGCTCTTGTGCGAGCAAGTGCGCCGGCACGTCACGGTGGCCCTCGGCGGTGACGGCGGGGACGAAGCGTTCGGCGGGTACGACCGGTATCGCGCGCTGCTCGTTCTTCGTCACCTAGCCGAAACCCCCGGCGGCCGATCGCTGGC
This genomic stretch from Planctomycetota bacterium harbors:
- the asnB gene encoding asparagine synthase (glutamine-hydrolyzing) — its product is MCGFAGVVSFGPGEQRPLADATLARDLLDGLAHRGPDGEGTWRCDHEADQPAALLVHRRLAVLDPRPRSGQPFTSADGRLSLVYNGELFNFRDLRNELQRDWQTDGDTEVLLAAYERWGEACVDRFDGMFAFAILDRQEPGGRLVLARDPVGEKPLYVTREHIGSVAFASELRPLRRAVRRLGLGGLGLDVDALRDYLAWGYVPDGRTIHAGIESLLPGTCVTITPEGRSARRYFHAGGRFEEASPDRFESGVTRTRTLVAKAVEKRLVSDVPVGCLLSGGIDSSVVALHMARALGKGVPTFSMGFRDATYDERPFAEEVARSLGCDHHAFELSAETLASDDLPRLVRSVGQPFADSSLLPTRLLCEQVRRHVTVALGGDGGDEAFGGYDRYRALLVLRHLAETPGGRSLASLMSMSKPVTRRLSEKHPLRRLTRLVAAANKPPAEQYAGFLRVYQEEQIRWIAGRSSRSLAPQVLLRTDPTQIAGLWFDAFLRPEAEPYDLAATAAALDRSTYLPGDLLVKVDRASMLHGLEVRSPMVDADLVQFCSTLGDDHLTGLRRGKRLLRDAFAKQLPASVFGRRKMGFAVPISSWLRGSLRPMLHELLFASDAFARDHFDDQAVRLLIGAHEHGRHDNGHRLFALLMLELWWRDARDDVTACA